Proteins from a single region of Anaerotignum faecicola:
- a CDS encoding DUF5058 family protein produces the protein MNQSLMLLDTMTNKGYLEIANSPMMWAMVIPTLIVVCLQAYIFIRDAVKAGPIVGLTSKETKEAMRAGAICSIGPGLSMFTVMIALMSILGGPFAWLRLSIIGTMTTEMLGATAGATAMGVELGGPDYGIIAFTCSVWVITLNTWGFFIVNLLFAHKVEKVKVAIEKHDTHLFDSVGLCVMISSIAMFLAGQMVGGTGKLIAGIAGFIVMYILLFISDKFPKLREYNLGISMLLAIFIAQFFVDMGGM, from the coding sequence GTTTAATGTTATTAGACACAATGACGAACAAAGGGTATCTTGAAATAGCCAACTCCCCTATGATGTGGGCAATGGTTATACCGACGCTTATAGTCGTATGTCTTCAGGCATACATATTTATACGCGACGCGGTTAAAGCCGGCCCGATAGTCGGCCTTACAAGCAAAGAAACAAAAGAAGCTATGCGCGCCGGAGCAATCTGTTCCATAGGCCCCGGGCTTTCAATGTTCACCGTAATGATCGCCCTGATGAGTATCCTAGGAGGTCCTTTCGCCTGGCTCCGCCTTTCAATTATAGGCACTATGACAACCGAAATGCTTGGGGCAACCGCCGGAGCAACCGCCATGGGCGTGGAACTGGGCGGCCCGGATTACGGGATTATAGCCTTTACATGTTCCGTTTGGGTAATCACGTTAAATACATGGGGATTTTTCATCGTAAACCTTCTTTTTGCCCACAAAGTCGAAAAAGTTAAAGTCGCAATCGAAAAACATGATACGCACCTTTTCGACTCTGTCGGCTTATGTGTAATGATAAGTTCAATAGCTATGTTCCTCGCAGGCCAGATGGTCGGCGGAACAGGCAAGCTTATAGCAGGGATTGCAGGCTTTATAGTTATGTACATACTGCTTTTTATATCGGACAAATTCCCGAAATTAAGGGAATATAACCTTGGCATTTCAATGCTTCTTGCTATATTTATCGCACAGTTCTTTGTAGATATGGGAGGTATGTAA